Below is a window of Candidatus Zixiibacteriota bacterium DNA.
AAGCGTCCGTGTGCCGACGGGTGACCCTGCCCGCGGGACCACGCGGACCTTAACTGATCAACTGCAAGAACTCGGCGCGGGTGGAGGCTCGGTCCCGGAAGTATCCGAGCAGACACGACGTCTTCATCACTGAATTCTGCTTTTCCACCCCGCGCATCATCATGCAGAGATGTTGTGCCTCGATCACGACACCCACGCCGCCCGGTTTGAGTCGGTCCATGAGCAGTTCGGCGATCTCCCGCGTGAGCCGTTCCTGCACTTGGAGCCGCCGGGCATAGAAGTCCACCACGCGGGCGATCTTGGAAATCCCGATCTGATACTGCTTCGGCAAGTAGGCGACATGACACTTGCCTATAAAAGGAAGCAGGTGGTGCTCGCAGAGCGAGTACAGTTCGATGTCTTTGACAATAATCATCTCGTCGGTGTCGGCTTTGTAGAGGCTGCGGCCAATAAGTTCATCGACGTTTTGACGGTATCCCTGGGTGAGATAGGTCATGGCCTCGGCGGCTCGCGACGGAGTCATCATAAGTCCCTCGCGATTCGGGTTCTCGCCGATGGCCGTGATTATCTGTCGGTATGCGTCTTCCATAAACTCCACTCCGTGAGGGTTGTCGCTCAGGCCAATGTACGCACTCCGCGGCCCGCCACCAGTGGCTTTTCGCGCGTGACGAAAAGTGATTCCGGGATCTGCCGGTGCCCCGAGGGTGGTAGCTGAGTATACCGTGTGAGGCTTCAGTCATCCACTCGAATAATCGACGACTTCTGATTGTTAGAGCTTGCTGCGAACGGAGAGGATATCGGGCGTGGCGGATATCCCCGTCCACCACGATCTTAGGGCAAGTAACGCAATGGCCATGGATTGCCCGCTTGAAGCGGGCAACCACGGGGTAGGTTTTACGCCAAACACAAAAGAGAATGCGCGCCAACTGCGAAAGAGGAAGCCCGCCGGGAGTTTCTCACGCGTGCCAGGTAGCCATGTGGTCCCGGTGAGTGTCCAG
It encodes the following:
- the folE gene encoding GTP cyclohydrolase I FolE, which produces MEDAYRQIITAIGENPNREGLMMTPSRAAEAMTYLTQGYRQNVDELIGRSLYKADTDEMIIVKDIELYSLCEHHLLPFIGKCHVAYLPKQYQIGISKIARVVDFYARRLQVQERLTREIAELLMDRLKPGGVGVVIEAQHLCMMMRGVEKQNSVMKTSCLLGYFRDRASTRAEFLQLIS